CCGCGACGAGCTTGGGCAACTGGTGGGCGTGACGGTTAACGGCAGCGGCGAGGTCACGGGCATTGAAACCGACCCGAAAAACGGTAATACCCTGCTGGTTTTGCAGAGCGGCACCCGTATCGGGATCGACCAGGTCGTCGCGGTCAAGCAGATTCCGGGGGGCTGAACTCCGGTTTGGGGTGACCATTGAGATTGAAAAACAGACGCATCAAAAGCAACTTTCGGATAATTTCATATAGCTTATTAAACCATGGAGGCGATCATGGCACTTACATCTCTTTACGCGGGCATCAGCGGCCTGAATGTCAACAGCGACGCGATTTCTCTGATCGGTAACAATATCGCGAACAGTAATACCATCGGTTTCAAGGCCGGCCGGATTCAGTTCAAGGATATCGTCAGCAGCAGTCTGGGCGGTGGTTCCTCCGGCCAGATCGGGCGCGGCGCCACCACCGGCGGCATCAGCACACTTTTTACCCAGAGCTCCTTTGAAACCACCACCCGGGGCACCGATCTGGCGATTGACGGCGATGGCTTCTTTGTCGTCGCCGATGGGGGGACCAATTATTATACCCGGGCCGGGGATTTTATTTTCGATAAAGAGGGGCTGCTGGTCAACAGCAGCAATCTGACGGTGCAGGGCTGGAAGGTTACCGAGGATGGACAGACCGTCGGCGATATCGGCGATATCAATATTTCCGATGTCTCTTCGTCCAGCAAGGCGACCTCCAGTGTCGATCTGGGGGCAAACCTCGATTCCACCGCGGAAACCCGAATCGTGATCAACGATTATAACAATCGTTTTGTTCTTAACGACGGAACCAATGATGTGGTCATCAGCCTGGTCAACGGGACTTATACCGGAGAAACCCTGGCCAACGAGTTGCAGAATAAGATTCAGGAGGATCCGTTGTTTGCCGCCGACGTGGCCTCGCCCACCGATTTTACCGTCACCTACAGCAAGGTGACTGGAAAATACACCTTTACCAACAATACCGGCAGCAATATCACACTGAATGTGATGACCGATGCCGGCGCCGAGACGGATTTCACGATGAAGGAGGTCCTGGGGCTTCAGATCAAGGATCGGACTGATCCGGTTGACGGCATCGTCGACAATATTGAAATCGCGACCGGCACCAACTTTATTTCGGATGCGCTGCCGCGCCTGACCGATAAACTTTTTTACGTCAACAATAATAATAATACGATCATTTTCAATGTCGGGACAACGGAATATCAGGCCCTGATTCCGGTTCAGGCCGATCCCTACACGACCTTGTTCGCCGGTGGCGGCACCAACCGGGTTCCGGCGACCGGTTCGATGGCCGCGGCTCTGGCGGACGCGCTCAACGCCGCCACGGAAACCGCCGATGGGGTCACGGGGTTATCCGGCACCGGTCCGACCTTTTCGGTAGAATACGATGATGAAACCGGGCGATTCACGATATTTTCTGCGGATGGGGGCGACGGCGACGATATCCGTTTCAAATGGGAGGATGAGCGGACCTCGGCCGAACAGCTGCTGGGTTTTGCCAGCGAATACGATCCCAACAACACGAAGACCGTCACCAGCTTTTCGATAACCGGCAGCAGCGGCAGCGTGGAGAGCGTCTTTGCTCCGAACACGGTTTTTGATCCGACCGCCACGACCTACTCAACCGCCATGAATGTCTACGATACCCTGGGATCGCCGCATACGGTCACCTATTATTTCAAGAAACAGGGCAGTAATCAGTGGGAGTGGCATGCGGTCATGAGCAGTGCCGACCTTGATAACGGGATTCCCAATGACGACGGCAGCCCGCGTCTGATGGAGGTGGGTTCGGGCGGCATTCTGAAATTCAACCCCAACGGCTCGCTGAAAAGTGAGAGCGGCCATAATGACGTTTATTTCAACTTTGCCGGCGGCGCGACCCTGATGCAGGCAATCGATATCAATTTCGGGGACAGCACCACGGAGGGCGGCAGCGGTCTCGACGGAACCACGCAATACGCGGATTCCTCGGCCACCTTTTCGCAAACCCAGGACGGTTTCCCGGCGGGCTCGCTTTCCGGGGTGAGCATTGCCGCCGACGGGCTGATTTCCGGGATTTTCTCGAATGGAGAGATCAAGCCCATCGCCCGTCTGGCGCTGGCGATGTTCAGCAGTCCCTGGGGGCTGGAGAAGAAAGGCGGCAATATCTGGGCCGAGACGATCGAGTCGGGCAATGTCAGTATCGGCATGGCCGGAACCGCCGGCCGGGGGACGATCGCCTCTAATTCTCTGGAACAGTCAAATGTTGATATTGCCACTGAATTTGTCAAGATGATCGCGGCGCAACGGGCTTTTCAGGCCAATGCCAAGATGATCACCACCAGCGATGAGTTGCTGAACGAGGTCGTTAACCTTAAGCGTTAAAGCCTGAAACCCAAGACCTGAAACCAGATCCGGTAAATAGCGCGCCGCGCCGGGCTCGGCTTTTAACACACGGATAAAATTATAATTTTCTAAAGGGGGTGGATTTAAGATCTGCCCCCTTTACTTTTTTTCGGCCTTTAGTTACTTTAGATTCCGTGATTGAGTTTGGCCCTGCCGAGTTTGAGGGTGGGTCGCGGTTGAGGATGATCTTATCGGAGGTTTTGCCTTATGAAGGTTCTGGTGGTTGAAGACGAGCAGAAGGTGGCGAACTTTCTGCAGAAAGGTTTGAAGGAAGAGCAGTTTGTGGTTGATGTCGCCGGCGACGGTCCCGATGGGGAGCGGATGGCGCTTGAAAATGAATACGACCTGATTCTGTTGGATGTGATGTTGCCGGGTAAGGATGGAGTTCAGGTTCTGGAGGAGCTGCGCACCCGCAAGGTCGAGACCCCGGTCATTATGCTGACCGCCAAGGATATGGTGGTAGACAAACTCAAGGGTTTTGAAGCCGGTTGCGACGACTATCTTGCCAAACCGTTTTCCTTCGAAGAACTGCTGGCCCGGATTCGGGCGGTGCTGCGCCGGCGCAGCGGGACCACCGGTAATGTGCTTAATTTTGCCGATCTGACTCTTGATCTTATTTCCCATAAGGTCATTCGGGGAGGCAATGAGATCGAATTGACAGCCAAGGAGTACGCTCTGATGGAATATCTGATGCGGAATCCGAATCGGGTGCTGACCCGGACCATGATCACTCAGCATGTCTGGGACTATAATTTCGACAGTTTCACGAATGTGATCGATGTCTATGTCAACTATCTGCGCAACAAGGTTGATCGAGGTTTCCCTCAGAAACTGATTCATACGGTCAGGGGGGTGGGTTATATTCTCAAGGAGGGTGACAAAAAGTGAGACCGATCAGTATCAGGTTTAAATTGACGGCCTGGTACGTGCTGGTTTTCAGTGTGGTTCTGGCTTGTTTTTGTTTCAGTATCTACGTGATTTTGGAAAAGAAACTGCTGGATTCGGTTGATCGCCGCCTGCAGACCATGGCGGAGCTGATTTCCAAAACGGAACTCTGTTTGGTGCCCAACTTCCTGCCGCCTGATTTTGAACGGCGCCTGAATCGTATTTTCGGTACCCGGCCGGTGGGTAAGTTTGTGCGGGTGCTTGATTTCTCGGGTGAAATCGGCTCGCGGACCGACAACCTCGACGAAGACCAGATTCCGGTCAACAAGGATCTGGTCCGCGAGGTTATCGCCCGAGGGGAGATCATTTACGAAACCCAGTATCCGCTGGGACGTGACATGCCGATTCGTTTTATTAATTTTCCGGTTAAAAGCTTTAACAGTAAAAATGTTCGGGGGGTGGTTCAGGTGGGGACCTCCCTTGAATTTGTCCGCGAATCGATGCGCAATCTGCTGATTGTGTTCTTTGCTTTGGGCCCCAGCCTGCTCTTTGTCGCGGCGGCGGTGGGTTTTTTCCTGGCCGGCAAGGCTTTGAAGCCGATTCGCGAGATTGCCCGGACGGCTCGGCATA
This portion of the Pseudomonadota bacterium genome encodes:
- a CDS encoding flagellar hook-basal body complex protein, translated to MEAIMALTSLYAGISGLNVNSDAISLIGNNIANSNTIGFKAGRIQFKDIVSSSLGGGSSGQIGRGATTGGISTLFTQSSFETTTRGTDLAIDGDGFFVVADGGTNYYTRAGDFIFDKEGLLVNSSNLTVQGWKVTEDGQTVGDIGDINISDVSSSSKATSSVDLGANLDSTAETRIVINDYNNRFVLNDGTNDVVISLVNGTYTGETLANELQNKIQEDPLFAADVASPTDFTVTYSKVTGKYTFTNNTGSNITLNVMTDAGAETDFTMKEVLGLQIKDRTDPVDGIVDNIEIATGTNFISDALPRLTDKLFYVNNNNNTIIFNVGTTEYQALIPVQADPYTTLFAGGGTNRVPATGSMAAALADALNAATETADGVTGLSGTGPTFSVEYDDETGRFTIFSADGGDGDDIRFKWEDERTSAEQLLGFASEYDPNNTKTVTSFSITGSSGSVESVFAPNTVFDPTATTYSTAMNVYDTLGSPHTVTYYFKKQGSNQWEWHAVMSSADLDNGIPNDDGSPRLMEVGSGGILKFNPNGSLKSESGHNDVYFNFAGGATLMQAIDINFGDSTTEGGSGLDGTTQYADSSATFSQTQDGFPAGSLSGVSIAADGLISGIFSNGEIKPIARLALAMFSSPWGLEKKGGNIWAETIESGNVSIGMAGTAGRGTIASNSLEQSNVDIATEFVKMIAAQRAFQANAKMITTSDELLNEVVNLKR
- a CDS encoding response regulator → MKVLVVEDEQKVANFLQKGLKEEQFVVDVAGDGPDGERMALENEYDLILLDVMLPGKDGVQVLEELRTRKVETPVIMLTAKDMVVDKLKGFEAGCDDYLAKPFSFEELLARIRAVLRRRSGTTGNVLNFADLTLDLISHKVIRGGNEIELTAKEYALMEYLMRNPNRVLTRTMITQHVWDYNFDSFTNVIDVYVNYLRNKVDRGFPQKLIHTVRGVGYILKEGDKK